The Planctellipticum variicoloris DNA window TCGTGCCGAACATTCAGATCTGCGAGCACTTTCCGCTGCTTGCCCGGAGAACCGACAAGCTGGCGATCGTGCGGTCGGTGACGCATGACAATGTCGATCACACGACGGCGACGCACTACCTGCTGACCGGGCAACCGCCACCGCCCGTCAGCGACCTGCGTAAAGACTGGCCGAGTATCGGTTCGGTGGTGTCGCGAGCGGGCCTCGGTCGGCCGCCGTTGCCGCCGTTCGTCTCGATGCGGCCCAAGCTTCCGAACGACGTGCCCAGGTTCGTGGAAGAGAGCCATGGGCAATTTGCCGGCTGGTTAGGACCGACGTTCGATCCGTTGACCATCGACGCCGATCCGTCGCTCCCGGACTACCGGGTCGGCGATTTTGCGCCGCAGCCGGGGCTTTCGACCGACCGGTTGAATTCGCGGCAGAGCCTGCTCGAAGCGATGCGGAATCCTCGGGCGTCCTGGCAGACGCAGACGGGGCCGCGGGCGGTTGAGGACCACTATCACCGGGCCTTCGACCTGTTGGCCTCCCCGGCATCACAGGCGGCGTTCGATCTGACGCGGGAAACGACCGAGGTCCGGGAGCGCTACGGACAGAACCCGCACGGTCAGTCGGTTCTGCAGGCCCGGCGCCTGATCGAGCGAGGCGTCCCTCTAGTGACGGTTTTCTGGCCCAACGACGGGATCAAGAACGTCAGCGTCTATTGGGACACGCACTCCCGAAACTTCATCGATCTCCGCGAGCGACTGATGCCGGTGGCGGATCAGGCGTTTTCTGCATTGCTGGATGACCTTTACGAGCGTGGGCTGCTTGACGAAACGCTCGTCGTCTGGACGGGGGAGTTTGGACGGACGCCTCGAATCGGCCAGCGGAACAGCGATGCGGGGGCGGGGGCGGACGGGCGGGATCACTGGCCCGGATGCTTTACAACGGTTTTGGCCGGGGGAGGGATTCAGGGGGGACAGGCGTTCGGTTCTTCGGATCGATACGCGGCCTACCCGGCGACGCATCCGGTCAGGCCGGTGGATGTGGTGGCGACGGTCTACCACCTGCTGGGGGTGCCGCCGCACTTGGAGCTGAGCGACTCGCAGGGGCGGCCGCAGGTTGTCTGCCCGGGTCAGCCGATTTTGCCGCTTTTCGCCTAAGCCATCTGACGGCCAGATGTTGCAGCGACTGGAACGGGGCAATCGGCCAATTGTCGCAAGTCCTGTAACAGCGGGATTTTGCGAAATTCTGGTGAGCGACGTCCTTTTTAATCGGCGTCCAGAGACCCATCTGCGTATTAATCTGTCAGTGGAGCCTCCCAAAACTGGGAACGCAGGCAGGTGCCCTTGGTGAACATACTGACGTCGATGGGAATTGTCCCCGATTTCGGCAATTGATTCATCCTGAGTAGTGCGAATTGCGTTCTCAAGGGACAGGGGCCGCTCCCATGCGGGCTGCTCGAGAGTCGCAAAGCAGGAGGTGTCATCATGCCGCGAAAAGATGCTCTGGTTCGACTCCACGCTCGTCTTGTCGCACAGCGGAATGCGCTGCGAGAAAAGATCTCGGATGAGATGGGATTGGCGTTTCTGGACGACGACGGAATTAACGATATTGGCGAAACCGCCAGCCAGGTGGAACGGGCGGAACTTCACACGCAACTCGCCGCTCTGGAGAGTCGCGAGCTGGAAGAGATTGATTTTGCCATCACAATGATCCGTGAAGGCCGTTACGGAACCTGCCAGCGCTGCCAGAAGCCTATACCGGTAGCGCGGCTGCAGGCTCTGCCGTCCGCCACGACCTGCGTCGAGTGTCAGCGGCGGTCGGAAGAATCCGGTGGCGCTGAAGGGGTCGAAGAGAACTGGGCGGGCGCCATGGAGTATGAACGCCGGGGAATGGACGAAGAACCGGAACTGCTGGAGTTCGAAGAAATCGAATCCTGACCGGAACGGACAACTCCGGATTGCGTTCTCAGCAGACGAGCGGGATGCTTACCTCAAGCGGTGGGCATTCCGCTCGTTGCTTGCGCGGTGCGCTATTTCTGGCGGCGCATTCGGGAATATCGTTCGGATCGAATCGGACCCGGAATTCCCTGCGATCGCCAGAATCCTGCTTCGACTGGAGCACGTCGGCGTCGGTCGTCGAAGACAGGAAATTGGACGAGACATCACATGATAGAATCCCGGACGTCCGGAGCGGGTTTGAGGGAGTTGCCATGAGACAGCGATCGCTGATCTGGATCGCGAGTGGAGCCCTGGCCGCCGGCACGCTGCTGGGAGCCGGGCTGATGTGCCTGTGGGGGGAGAGCCGGTTGCAGGCCGACGCCCTCGACAGGGATGCCGCCGAACGCGCTTACCAGGATCTGGCCGGTGAGATGGGGCCGCTGCAACTCGGGAGCCAGCATCTGGCGAAGATTGCCGCCCTGACGACGCCCAGCGTCGTGCACATCCAGAGCGAACGCCAGTCGCAGTCCCGGGGGAAGATCGAAGAGACCGGCTCCGGCGTGATCCTGGCGAGCACCAAGGCGGAAGGCTTTTACGTCGTCACCAACCGGCACGTGATCGACGGCGCAACACTCCCGAATATCACGATTTCTCTCAACGACGGTCGCGAGATTCACCCGGATCGGGTCTGGCAGGATGCCGCCACCGACGTGGCCGTGATGAAAATCTCCGCCAGCGGCGTGGTCGCGGCCAAATGGGGCGACAGCAACCAGATCGAAATCGGAAATATGGTGCTGGCGCTGGGAAGCCCGTTCGGGCTGAGCCGATCGGTCACTTTCGGCATCATCAGCGCCAAAGGGCGTCGGAGCCTGCGACTGGGGGCGGCGGAAGTTCTGAATCAGGACTTCCTGCAGACCGACGCGGCGATCAATCCGGGCAACAGCGGGGGACCGCTGATCGATCTGCAGGGGCGGGTGATCGGGATCAACACCGCGATCGCTAGCAGCGGCGGCGGGAACGAGGGGATTGGCTTCAGCATCCCCTGCAATCTCGCGCAGCGCGTGATGGAGCAGCTCCTCGAACATGGCGCCGTCCAGCGGGCCTATCTGGGGGTCAGGCTCGATCCTGCGTTCGACAGCAAGACGGCGGCGCGCCTGCGGCTCGATCGCGTCCAGGGGTCCCGCGTCACCGAGGTCTATCCCAATTCGCCGGCATCGCGGACGAACTTGCAGTTCGACGATGTCATCCTGACCTTTGACGGCATCGAGATTCAGGACGAGAACCATCTGATTAACCTGGTCAGCCTGACTGCGATCGGCAAAGAGATTCGACTGACGGTCTGGCGCGGCGGCCGGAAGCTGACGCTCAAAATCGTACTGACCGACCGGAAAGAGATGCCGCAGCAGACGAGCGAGGCGCCTTCTGAGCCGGGGATGGGAGTCCCGATCCGGCAGATGGGGCTGACCGTTCATCCGCTGGACGGGGACCTGGCCGAGCAACTGGGATTCGAGCGCGACACGCAGGGGTTGCTGGTGCTCAAGATCGATCAGGACAGCCCGCTGGCGTCCGACCTCAAGTTGTACGACCTGATCGAGAACATCGGGCAGATGCCGGTCAAGAACGTCGCCGATCTGCAGTTTGCTCTGGAGCAATCGAGTTCCAGCGCGAGCGTGCTGCTCAAGGTCAGCCGCGGCGGTCGGAAGGAGCCGGTCGGCCAGCTCGTCGTCTGGCGCCGCTGAACGTCGCGGACTGACGCCTCGCAGAATTCCGGTTAATCCCGCGCGCCACCGCCGGTTTCCCATCGAGAGGAACCGGCAACAGCTCAACTGGCACGCGGGATCTGATCGTGAACGGCATGGCGTGGACCTATCTGATTTATCTGGGGCTGTGCGTCGCGATCACCATCTGGGTGGCGCGTACCCTGCGGCGTAACGGCGTGACATTTCTGACGCGGGTCGGGAACGACGCCGAGCCCGATGCCGTCCTGGCCGATGCGCTGTCGCACCTGCTGATCGTCGGCTTCTACCTGGTCAACCTGGGAGTCATCAGCTTTCTGATGCGGTCGGAGCAGCGAGTTGTCGATGCGCAGGAGTCGATTGAACTGCTCAGCAGCAAGGTGGGGATGATTCTGGTGGTGCTGGGGGCCATGCACTTTGCCGTCCTGGCGGTTTTTGCCGCGGTCCGAAACCACGCGACGGTCGACGATCGCCCTCCGCTGCGCCGGCACTCTGTCAGCGAGCTGACCGCCCGGCGGCAGGCATTTCGGGATCACGCCTCCCCCTCCGAACTGCAGTTCGACGGTCCGGTCGACGATTCGCCGCAGGGAAGCAGGCCATGACTCCGGCGGTCGGGGCGTATCTTGTTTATCTGGCGCTCAGCCTGGGAGTCACGGTGTGCGTGGGGCGGACGCTGCATCGTCACGGTCGACCGTTTCTGGTCGAGGTTTTTGCGGGGCGGACCTGGCTGGCTGACGCGACCAATCATGTTCTGCTGACCGGCTTCTATTTGACGAATTCGGCACTGGTGCTGATGTTTCTGACCGTCCGCCGACCTCCGGCGAGCTGGGATGCCGCCCTTGTGAGTCTGGCGTTCCAGGTGGGCGTGGTGCTGATGACGCTGGGGGCCATGCACTTTGCCAATGTGGCGAGCCTGCTGGGGGTTCGGCGCTGGCTGGGGCGGAATGGAGGAGAGCGAGTCGCGAATAGGGAATAGCGAGTAGCCAGAAGAAGACGCTCAGTAACTCCTCTGTCTGGCTACTGGCTACTGGCTACTCGCTATTCGCTCGCTTTGGAATACTCAATCCTCTGGAGTCGCAACGGTGGCGCGACGGAGATGGAATTGCCTTTCTGCCACAATGCGATCCGGAAATTGTTTTTACGTGATGGAGACGGACTTTGGCGGGAATCCGCTTGAGGGCCGCAGCGGTCCGGCTATTGTGGGCCGGAGCGGGTCGACGCGGTCGGCCACGTTTTCGGGGTCAATTGAGGATGCGCGGACGATGACGATGAAGAAACTGGGATTCGCAGGGGTGATGATTGTGGCGCTGGTCGGTCTGTCGCTGGCGACTCAGGCGCAGGTCAAGAAGGGCAAGACCCGGCCCCTGACGACGAAGCAAATGATGGCGGGGCTGGTGAAGCCGCAGTGCGCGGGGCTCGGAGAAGCGCTCAAAGCCGCTCCGTCCGACGACAAGGCCTGGGAGGAGCTGGCGACGAAAGCAGCGCTGCTCAACGAATCGGGCTATAGTCTGATGGACGACGGGCGCTGTCCGGACGGCGTGTGGGCCAGCGCCTGCAAGAATCTGCAAACAGCCAGTGCCGCGGTGCTCGCAAAGATCGAGGCCAAGGATTACGCCGGGGCTCAGGCGGAATTCAAAGGGGTGACGGCGTCGTGC harbors:
- a CDS encoding DUF1501 domain-containing protein — protein: MKPFRPDRLTRRSALQAGSLGLFGLQYPELLAGRALAAESASLLPRYGQAKACILLFMWGGPAHQDTWDLKPDAPAEVRGPFAPISTVVPNIQICEHFPLLARRTDKLAIVRSVTHDNVDHTTATHYLLTGQPPPPVSDLRKDWPSIGSVVSRAGLGRPPLPPFVSMRPKLPNDVPRFVEESHGQFAGWLGPTFDPLTIDADPSLPDYRVGDFAPQPGLSTDRLNSRQSLLEAMRNPRASWQTQTGPRAVEDHYHRAFDLLASPASQAAFDLTRETTEVRERYGQNPHGQSVLQARRLIERGVPLVTVFWPNDGIKNVSVYWDTHSRNFIDLRERLMPVADQAFSALLDDLYERGLLDETLVVWTGEFGRTPRIGQRNSDAGAGADGRDHWPGCFTTVLAGGGIQGGQAFGSSDRYAAYPATHPVRPVDVVATVYHLLGVPPHLELSDSQGRPQVVCPGQPILPLFA
- a CDS encoding TraR/DksA family transcriptional regulator, with the protein product MPRKDALVRLHARLVAQRNALREKISDEMGLAFLDDDGINDIGETASQVERAELHTQLAALESRELEEIDFAITMIREGRYGTCQRCQKPIPVARLQALPSATTCVECQRRSEESGGAEGVEENWAGAMEYERRGMDEEPELLEFEEIES
- a CDS encoding trypsin-like peptidase domain-containing protein, producing MRQRSLIWIASGALAAGTLLGAGLMCLWGESRLQADALDRDAAERAYQDLAGEMGPLQLGSQHLAKIAALTTPSVVHIQSERQSQSRGKIEETGSGVILASTKAEGFYVVTNRHVIDGATLPNITISLNDGREIHPDRVWQDAATDVAVMKISASGVVAAKWGDSNQIEIGNMVLALGSPFGLSRSVTFGIISAKGRRSLRLGAAEVLNQDFLQTDAAINPGNSGGPLIDLQGRVIGINTAIASSGGGNEGIGFSIPCNLAQRVMEQLLEHGAVQRAYLGVRLDPAFDSKTAARLRLDRVQGSRVTEVYPNSPASRTNLQFDDVILTFDGIEIQDENHLINLVSLTAIGKEIRLTVWRGGRKLTLKIVLTDRKEMPQQTSEAPSEPGMGVPIRQMGLTVHPLDGDLAEQLGFERDTQGLLVLKIDQDSPLASDLKLYDLIENIGQMPVKNVADLQFALEQSSSSASVLLKVSRGGRKEPVGQLVVWRR